The proteins below are encoded in one region of Xenopus laevis strain J_2021 chromosome 8L, Xenopus_laevis_v10.1, whole genome shotgun sequence:
- the nccrp1.L gene encoding golgin subfamily A member 6-like protein 22 isoform X1 yields MSKCGAKEEGAQRKKPGVTEKSDSYDGSTQRSNTGRPVNINAGVSERQELRDTGKSERLSEGGTDTVPGGKRQGARGRDEGNVEESHGQGREDQKYTETSGEQEKHPHSVVGLGQYTDRGGKENKDKATPREQEKPKDNTGGERTNEENKHEVTAGEEEKHKVTAKEEGAKLKETAGWNVKQIETAKEDLKQKKEAGQGTRERAEEKVKQIETTNEEVKQKDTTREVVTHKETAGEKVKQKQTAKVGVNPVERAGEEVKQKETAEEKAKLKKTIGGDFEGATSKGAKYQDTFVEEVKLNTTLGKEVSQKEIEKEIILKDAAGEGVRNKETAVEKVKQKETAKEEVKLTETAGEKVKQKQTAKVGVNPIERAGEGANQKETAEEKLKLKKTTGGNVEETTSKGAKYQDTFVEEVKLNVTLGKEVSQKEIEKGIILKDAVGEGVRDKESAVEKVKQKETAKEEVKHKEIAGEKVKEEQAAKVGVNPVERAGEGVNQKETAEEKLKLKKTTRGDVEETTSKGAKYQDTFVEEVKLKATLGKEISQKETGKGIQQKEAVGEGVRNKESAVEKVKQKETAKEEVKHKEIAGEKVKKEQAAKVGVNPVERAGEGVNQKETAEEKLKLKKTTRGNVEETTSKGAKYQDTFVEEVKLKATLGKEVSQKETGKGIQQKEAVGEGVRHKETAVEKVKQKETAKEEVKRKETAGKSVTFKEIAEKEEKQKETAKEEVKQKTVEERVELIQTAVQEVTHKETAGKEVKQNKTPGVKETQAAGKGVQYQDTIGEEGKHKNTPGKKVAQKDLACGIEVKHMEISGTGHKKQEDAAGGQTKQKETLGSMEKQKGMNGEELTKKETTEEWKKCKETTRTELAELENQVAGMRTKETATPQEIQRKIAEEQKKDGGTSGEEKQLCETSVVQEQNKNMPQQNAQSVPLVQKEPETAQEWLELCDREWVLRSRQIPLPDSANCKQIYKNKPFGRNFLKSPNPEGLSTSLMPPQEQCDPPPQKQPLETLGNFSGWKISTEEIPVDRTKIPPGVVVCYLPIYSWCVKEQMVDLLAEGLWPELLDIHQPHIYILDWYEDSKLHKNVYELHVKLLAEDNKTIIAQHDLTPENDMSGDPKGWNPVSHIFKSYGSGVRYVHFMHKSKDLSVLGFHRTRVANSSLFVNLHD; encoded by the exons ATGAGTAAATGCGGGGCTAAGGAAGAAGGCGCCCAGAGAAAGAAGCCGGGAGTTACAGAGAAGTCTGACAGCTATGACGGGAGTACTCAGAGGAGCAATACTGGGCGCCCTGTCAACATAAATGCTGGAGTATCAGAAAGGCAGGAGTTAAGAGATACTGGGAAGTCTGAGAGACTGTCAGAGGGGGGGACAGACACGGTGCCTGGGGGAAAGAGACAGGGGGCAAGGGGGCGTGATGAAGGGAATGTAGAGGAGTCACATGGACAGGGGAGAGAAGATCAGAAATACACAGAGACATCAGGAGAACAGGAGAAACACCCACACTCAGTTGTGGGACTAGGACAATACACAGACAGAGGTGGgaaagaaaataaagacaaagcGACACCTAGGGAGCAAGAAAAACCCAAAGACAATACTGGAGGTGAGAGGACAAATGAAGAGAATAAACATGAAGTGACAGCTGGGGAGGAAGAGAAACATAAAGTGACAGCTAAGGAAGAAGGGGCTAAACTCAAAGAGACAGCTGGGTGGAATGTAAAGCAGATAGAAACAGCTAAGGAAGAtctgaaacaaaaaaaggaaGCTGGGCAAGGAACCAGAGAGAGAGCCGAGGAAAAGGTAAAGCAGATAGAAACAACTAACGAAGAGGTTAAACAAAAAGACACAACTAGGGAAGTGGTGACACACAAAGAGACTGCTGGAGAAAAGGTAAAACAGAAACAGACAGCTAAGGTAGGGGTGAACCCAGTAGAGAGGGCAGGGGAAGAGGTGAAGCAAAAAGAGACAGCTGAAGAAAAGGCGAAACTTAAAAAGACAATTGGAGGAGACTTTGAAGGGGCAACTAGCAAAGGAGCTAAATACCAAGATACATTTGTTGAAGAGGTTAAACTCAATACAACACTTGGGAAAGAAGTCAGTCAAaaagagatagagaaagagataATACTGAAAGATGCAGCTGGGGAAGGGGTGAGAAACAAAGAGACAGCTGTGGAAAAGGTAAAACAGAAAGAGACAGCTAAGGAAGAGGTGAAACTCACAGAGACAGCTGGAGAAAAGGTAAAACAGAAACAGACAGCTAAGGTAGGGGTGAACCCAATAGAGAGAGCAGGGGAAGGGGCGAATCAAAAAGAGACAGCTGAAGAAAAGTTGAAACTTAAAAAGACCACTGGGGGCAATGTAGAAGAGACAACAAGCAAAGGAGCTAAATACCAAGATACATTTGTTGAAGAGGTTAAACTCAATGTAACACTTGGGAAAGAAGTCAGTCAAAAAGAGATAGAGAAAGGGATAATACTGAAAGATGCAGTTGGGGAAGGGGTGAGAGACAAAGAGTCAGCTGTGGAAAAGGTAAAACAGAAAGAGACAGCTAAGGAAGAGGTGAAACACAAAGAGATAGCTGGAGAAAAGGTAAAAGAAGAACAGGCAGCTAAGGTAGGGGTGAACCCGGTAGAGAGAGCAGGGGAAGGGGTGAATCAAAAAGAGACAGCTGAAGAAAAGTTGAAACTTAAAAAGACCACCAGGGGCGATGTAGAAGAGACAACAAGCAAAGGAGCTAAATACCAAGATACATTTGTGGAAGAGGTTAAACTCAAGGCAACACTTGGGAAAGAAATCAGTCAAAAAGAGACTGGGAAAGGGATACAACAGAAAGAGGCAGTTGGGGAAGGGGTGAGAAACAAAGAGTCAGCTGTGGAAAAGGTAAAACAGAAAGAGACAGCTAAGGAAGAGGTGAAACACAAAGAGATAGCTggagaaaaggtaaaaaaagaacAGGCAGCTAAGGTAGGGGTGAACCCGGTAGAGAGAGCAGGGGAAGGGGTGAATCAAAAAGAGACAGCTGAAGAAAAGTTGAAACTTAAAAAGACCACCAGGGGCAATGTAGAAGAGACAACAAGCAAAGGAGCTAAATACCAAGATACATTTGTGGAAGAGGTTAAACTCAAGGCAACACTTGGGAAAGAAGTCAGTCAAAAAGAGACTGGGAAAGGGATACAACAGAAAGAGGCAGTTGGGGAAGGGGTGAGACACAAAGAGACAGCTGTGGAAAAGGTAAAACAGAAAGAGACAGCTAAGGAAGAGGTGAAACGCAAAGAGACAGCTGGTAAAAGTGTTACATTCAAAGAGATagctgaaaaagaagagaaacagaaagAGACAGCTAAGGAAGAGGTGAAACAAAAGACAGTTGAAGAAAGAGTGGAACTTATACAGACTGCTGTGCAAGAGGTGACACACAAGGAGACAGCTGGAAAAGAAGTGAAACAGAACAAGACACCAGGGGTCAAGGAAACACAGGCAGCTGGTAAAGGAGTTCAATACCAGGATACAATTGGGGAAGAGGGGAAACATAAAAACACACCTGGGAAAAAAGTGGCACAGAAAGACTTGGCCTGTGGGATAGAGGTGAAACATATGGAAATCAGTGGAACAGGACATAAGAAACAGGAAGATGCAGCTGGAGGGCAAACAAAGCAGAAAGAGACCCTTGGAAGCATGGAAAAACAAAAAGGGATGAACGGAGAAGAGCTGACTAAAAAGGAGACAACTGAAGAATGGAAGAAATGCAAAGAGACAACTAGGACAGAGCTAGCAGAGCTAGAAAATCAAGTAGCTGGTATGAGAACCAAAGAGACAGCAACCCCacaggaaatacagagaaaaatagcAGAGGAACAGAAGAAAGATGGCGGAACCTCAGGAGAGGAGAAACAACTCTGTGAAACTTCAGTGGTCCAAGAGCAGAACAAGAATATGCCTCAGCAAAATGCACAGAGTGTGCCCTTGGTGCAAAAGGAACCAGAGACTGCCCAGGAATGGCTGGAGTTGTGTGACCGAGAGTGGGTTCTGAGGTCCAGACAGATCCCTTTGCCAGATTCTGCCAACTGCAAACAGATCTATAAAAATAAGCCATTTGGAAGAAATTTCTTAAAGAGCCCCAACCCAGAGG GTTTATCTACATCCCTGATGCCCCCACAGGAGCAATGTGACCCCCCTCCACAGAAGCAGCCATTGGAGACTTTAG GTAATTTCAGTGGATGGAAGATAAGCACAGAAGAGATCCCTGTGGACCGTACCAAGATTCCACCGGGGGTAGTGGTGTGTTACCTCCCCATTTACAG CTGGTGTGTGAAGGAGCAAATGGTGGATCTATTAGCAGAGGGTTTGTGGCCTGAGCTGCTGGACATCCATCAGCCACATATTTACATTCTAGATTG GTATGAGGACAGCAAACTGCACAAAAATGTGTATGAGCTACATGTGAAGCTGCTGGCTGAAGATAACAAAACTATCATAGCTCAACATGACCTCACCCCAGAAAACGACATGAGTGGGGATCCCAAAGGATGGAACCCA GTCTCTCACATATTTAAGTCTTATGGCTCCGGCGTTCGATATGTACACTTCATGCACAAGAGTAAAGACCTTTCTGTTCTGGGATTTCATCGCACACGTGTCGCAAATAGCAGCTTATTTGTTAATCTACATGACTGA
- the nccrp1.L gene encoding golgin subfamily A member 6-like protein 22 isoform X2, translating into MSKCGAKEEGAQRKKPGVTEKSDSYDGSTQRSNTGRPVNINAGVSERQELRDTGKSERLSEGGTDTVPGGKRQGARGRDEGNVEESHGQGREDQKYTETSGEQEKHPHSVVGLGQYTDRGGKENKDKATPREQEKPKDNTGGERTNEENKHEVTAGEEEKHKVTAKEEGAKLKETAGWNVKQIETAKEDLKQKKEAGQGTRERAEEKVKQIETTNEEVKQKDTTREVVTHKETAGEKVKQKQTAKVGVNPVERAGEEVKQKETAEEKAKLKKTIGGDFEGATSKGAKYQDTFVEEVKLNTTLGKEVSQKEIEKEIILKDAAGEGVRNKETAVEKVKQKETAKEEVKLTETAGEKVKQKQTAKVGVNPIERAGEGANQKETAEEKLKLKKTTGGNVEETTSKGAKYQDTFVEEVKLNVTLGKEVSQKEIEKGIILKDAVGEGVRDKESAVEKVKQKETAKEEVKHKEIAGEKVKEEQAAKVGVNPVERAGEGVNQKETAEEKLKLKKTTRGDVEETTSKGAKYQDTFVEEVKLKATLGKEISQKETGKGIQQKEAVGEGVRNKESAVEKVKQKETAKEEVKHKEIAGEKVKKEQAAKVGVNPVERAGEGVNQKETAEEKLKLKKTTRGNVEETTSKGAKYQDTFVEEVKLKATLGKEVSQKETGKGIQQKEAVGEGVRHKETAVEKVKQKETAKEEVKRKETAGKSVTFKEIAEKEEKQKETAKEEVKQKTVEERVELIQTAVQEVTHKETAGKEVKQNKTPGVKETQAAGKGVQYQDTIGEEGKHKNTPGKKVAQKDLACGIEVKHMEISGTGHKKQEDAAGGQTKQKETLGSMEKQKGMNGEELTKKETTEEWKKCKETTRTELAELENQVAGMRTKETATPQEIQRKIAEEQKKDGGTSGEEKQLCETSVVQEQNKNMPQQNAQSVPLVQKEPETAQEWLELCDREWVLRSRQIPLPDSANCKQIYKNKPFGRNFLKSPNPEGLSTSLMPPQEQCDPPPQKQPLETLGNFSGWKISTEEIPVDRTKIPPGVVVCYLPIYRGSHSRQPEVFLLAGWKLES; encoded by the exons ATGAGTAAATGCGGGGCTAAGGAAGAAGGCGCCCAGAGAAAGAAGCCGGGAGTTACAGAGAAGTCTGACAGCTATGACGGGAGTACTCAGAGGAGCAATACTGGGCGCCCTGTCAACATAAATGCTGGAGTATCAGAAAGGCAGGAGTTAAGAGATACTGGGAAGTCTGAGAGACTGTCAGAGGGGGGGACAGACACGGTGCCTGGGGGAAAGAGACAGGGGGCAAGGGGGCGTGATGAAGGGAATGTAGAGGAGTCACATGGACAGGGGAGAGAAGATCAGAAATACACAGAGACATCAGGAGAACAGGAGAAACACCCACACTCAGTTGTGGGACTAGGACAATACACAGACAGAGGTGGgaaagaaaataaagacaaagcGACACCTAGGGAGCAAGAAAAACCCAAAGACAATACTGGAGGTGAGAGGACAAATGAAGAGAATAAACATGAAGTGACAGCTGGGGAGGAAGAGAAACATAAAGTGACAGCTAAGGAAGAAGGGGCTAAACTCAAAGAGACAGCTGGGTGGAATGTAAAGCAGATAGAAACAGCTAAGGAAGAtctgaaacaaaaaaaggaaGCTGGGCAAGGAACCAGAGAGAGAGCCGAGGAAAAGGTAAAGCAGATAGAAACAACTAACGAAGAGGTTAAACAAAAAGACACAACTAGGGAAGTGGTGACACACAAAGAGACTGCTGGAGAAAAGGTAAAACAGAAACAGACAGCTAAGGTAGGGGTGAACCCAGTAGAGAGGGCAGGGGAAGAGGTGAAGCAAAAAGAGACAGCTGAAGAAAAGGCGAAACTTAAAAAGACAATTGGAGGAGACTTTGAAGGGGCAACTAGCAAAGGAGCTAAATACCAAGATACATTTGTTGAAGAGGTTAAACTCAATACAACACTTGGGAAAGAAGTCAGTCAAaaagagatagagaaagagataATACTGAAAGATGCAGCTGGGGAAGGGGTGAGAAACAAAGAGACAGCTGTGGAAAAGGTAAAACAGAAAGAGACAGCTAAGGAAGAGGTGAAACTCACAGAGACAGCTGGAGAAAAGGTAAAACAGAAACAGACAGCTAAGGTAGGGGTGAACCCAATAGAGAGAGCAGGGGAAGGGGCGAATCAAAAAGAGACAGCTGAAGAAAAGTTGAAACTTAAAAAGACCACTGGGGGCAATGTAGAAGAGACAACAAGCAAAGGAGCTAAATACCAAGATACATTTGTTGAAGAGGTTAAACTCAATGTAACACTTGGGAAAGAAGTCAGTCAAAAAGAGATAGAGAAAGGGATAATACTGAAAGATGCAGTTGGGGAAGGGGTGAGAGACAAAGAGTCAGCTGTGGAAAAGGTAAAACAGAAAGAGACAGCTAAGGAAGAGGTGAAACACAAAGAGATAGCTGGAGAAAAGGTAAAAGAAGAACAGGCAGCTAAGGTAGGGGTGAACCCGGTAGAGAGAGCAGGGGAAGGGGTGAATCAAAAAGAGACAGCTGAAGAAAAGTTGAAACTTAAAAAGACCACCAGGGGCGATGTAGAAGAGACAACAAGCAAAGGAGCTAAATACCAAGATACATTTGTGGAAGAGGTTAAACTCAAGGCAACACTTGGGAAAGAAATCAGTCAAAAAGAGACTGGGAAAGGGATACAACAGAAAGAGGCAGTTGGGGAAGGGGTGAGAAACAAAGAGTCAGCTGTGGAAAAGGTAAAACAGAAAGAGACAGCTAAGGAAGAGGTGAAACACAAAGAGATAGCTggagaaaaggtaaaaaaagaacAGGCAGCTAAGGTAGGGGTGAACCCGGTAGAGAGAGCAGGGGAAGGGGTGAATCAAAAAGAGACAGCTGAAGAAAAGTTGAAACTTAAAAAGACCACCAGGGGCAATGTAGAAGAGACAACAAGCAAAGGAGCTAAATACCAAGATACATTTGTGGAAGAGGTTAAACTCAAGGCAACACTTGGGAAAGAAGTCAGTCAAAAAGAGACTGGGAAAGGGATACAACAGAAAGAGGCAGTTGGGGAAGGGGTGAGACACAAAGAGACAGCTGTGGAAAAGGTAAAACAGAAAGAGACAGCTAAGGAAGAGGTGAAACGCAAAGAGACAGCTGGTAAAAGTGTTACATTCAAAGAGATagctgaaaaagaagagaaacagaaagAGACAGCTAAGGAAGAGGTGAAACAAAAGACAGTTGAAGAAAGAGTGGAACTTATACAGACTGCTGTGCAAGAGGTGACACACAAGGAGACAGCTGGAAAAGAAGTGAAACAGAACAAGACACCAGGGGTCAAGGAAACACAGGCAGCTGGTAAAGGAGTTCAATACCAGGATACAATTGGGGAAGAGGGGAAACATAAAAACACACCTGGGAAAAAAGTGGCACAGAAAGACTTGGCCTGTGGGATAGAGGTGAAACATATGGAAATCAGTGGAACAGGACATAAGAAACAGGAAGATGCAGCTGGAGGGCAAACAAAGCAGAAAGAGACCCTTGGAAGCATGGAAAAACAAAAAGGGATGAACGGAGAAGAGCTGACTAAAAAGGAGACAACTGAAGAATGGAAGAAATGCAAAGAGACAACTAGGACAGAGCTAGCAGAGCTAGAAAATCAAGTAGCTGGTATGAGAACCAAAGAGACAGCAACCCCacaggaaatacagagaaaaatagcAGAGGAACAGAAGAAAGATGGCGGAACCTCAGGAGAGGAGAAACAACTCTGTGAAACTTCAGTGGTCCAAGAGCAGAACAAGAATATGCCTCAGCAAAATGCACAGAGTGTGCCCTTGGTGCAAAAGGAACCAGAGACTGCCCAGGAATGGCTGGAGTTGTGTGACCGAGAGTGGGTTCTGAGGTCCAGACAGATCCCTTTGCCAGATTCTGCCAACTGCAAACAGATCTATAAAAATAAGCCATTTGGAAGAAATTTCTTAAAGAGCCCCAACCCAGAGG GTTTATCTACATCCCTGATGCCCCCACAGGAGCAATGTGACCCCCCTCCACAGAAGCAGCCATTGGAGACTTTAG GTAATTTCAGTGGATGGAAGATAAGCACAGAAGAGATCCCTGTGGACCGTACCAAGATTCCACCGGGGGTAGTGGTGTGTTACCTCCCCATTTACAG GGGCAGCCATTCCCGACAACCAGAGGTATTTCTACTTGCAGGCTGGAAATTGGAAAGctaa